A region of Paenibacillus sp. 37 DNA encodes the following proteins:
- the thrS gene encoding threonine--tRNA ligase — MSKQENSNSASNKSGNEVNNHANDLQPSSHSIKVRLQGDAVRSYEAGITVGAVASSISTSLGKQAIGGIVDGQNVDLDGVLKQDCELVIVTLDSVEGLYRYRHSAAHVLAQALKRIYGADQVKLGIGPVIEDGFYYDVDLEHALSISDLAAIEREMNKIIQENEKISRRVVSREEALRIFGEIQDPYKLELIQDLPEDAELSIYDQGEFFDLCRGPHLPSTGRIKAFKLLNVAGAYWRGNSDNKMLQRIYGTAFPNKAQLDEYLHMLEEAKKRDHRKLGKELELFMFSEEAPGMPFYLPKGMTVRTELEQFSRELQLQEGYQEVRTPLMMNNRLWEQSGHWEHYKDNMYFSEVDDATFALKPMNCPGHMLIFKNTLHSYRELPIRMMEFGQVHRHEFSGALNGMMRVRTFCQDDAHLYVMPEQIEDEINQAISLIGRMYDIFGFEYKIELSTRPEDSMGSEELWDQAERALQNVLDRRGVEYRINVGDGAFYGPKIDFHILDALKRSWQCGTIQLDFQMPEKFDLTYIGEDSLKHRPVVIHRAIYGSIDRFIGILTEHYAGAFPLWLAPVQVKLLPVSDHYADYALQVQSQLRAAGIRVETDLRSEKLGYKIREAQMEKVPYSLVLGENEKNASSASVRAYGQGDQGIQRIEAVIEMIQQAVKAKV; from the coding sequence ATGAGCAAACAAGAAAACAGTAACTCCGCAAGCAACAAATCAGGTAACGAAGTAAACAACCACGCAAATGATCTTCAACCATCCAGTCATTCCATTAAGGTCCGTCTGCAAGGTGACGCGGTACGTTCTTACGAAGCAGGCATCACTGTAGGTGCGGTTGCCTCATCTATCAGCACAAGCCTGGGAAAACAGGCGATTGGCGGTATTGTAGACGGTCAGAATGTCGATCTCGATGGGGTGCTCAAGCAAGATTGCGAACTCGTTATCGTTACTTTGGACAGCGTGGAAGGTCTGTATCGTTATCGTCACAGCGCAGCACATGTGCTCGCACAGGCACTCAAACGCATCTACGGTGCAGATCAAGTGAAACTGGGTATCGGCCCAGTCATTGAAGATGGATTCTATTACGATGTTGATCTGGAGCATGCCTTGTCCATCAGTGATCTGGCTGCCATTGAACGGGAAATGAACAAAATTATTCAGGAAAATGAAAAGATCAGTCGACGGGTCGTTAGCCGGGAAGAAGCCCTCCGTATCTTCGGAGAAATCCAGGACCCTTACAAGCTTGAACTCATTCAGGATTTGCCAGAGGATGCCGAACTTTCAATCTATGATCAAGGAGAGTTCTTCGATCTGTGTCGCGGTCCCCATCTTCCATCCACTGGCCGGATCAAAGCGTTCAAGCTGCTGAATGTGGCCGGTGCGTACTGGCGCGGCAACTCGGATAATAAGATGCTGCAACGCATCTACGGCACTGCTTTCCCGAACAAAGCCCAGCTGGATGAATATCTGCACATGCTCGAAGAAGCAAAAAAACGGGATCATCGTAAACTCGGCAAAGAGCTTGAACTGTTCATGTTCTCCGAAGAAGCGCCCGGCATGCCCTTCTATCTGCCTAAAGGCATGACTGTTCGCACTGAACTGGAGCAATTCTCCCGTGAGTTGCAATTACAAGAAGGTTATCAGGAAGTTCGGACTCCTCTCATGATGAACAACAGGCTGTGGGAGCAATCTGGCCACTGGGAGCATTACAAGGACAACATGTATTTCTCCGAAGTGGACGATGCCACTTTTGCACTTAAACCGATGAACTGTCCTGGCCACATGCTGATCTTCAAAAATACACTCCATTCCTATCGCGAATTACCGATTCGCATGATGGAATTTGGTCAGGTTCACCGTCATGAATTCTCAGGTGCCCTGAACGGCATGATGCGTGTGCGGACATTCTGTCAGGATGATGCCCATCTCTACGTCATGCCAGAGCAGATCGAGGACGAGATCAATCAAGCGATCTCACTGATTGGACGTATGTACGATATCTTTGGATTCGAATATAAGATTGAATTGTCCACTCGCCCGGAAGATTCCATGGGATCGGAAGAGCTGTGGGATCAGGCGGAACGCGCATTGCAAAATGTACTGGATCGTCGTGGCGTGGAATATCGCATTAACGTAGGGGACGGTGCCTTTTATGGACCGAAAATTGACTTTCATATCCTCGATGCGCTCAAACGCAGCTGGCAATGCGGAACAATCCAGCTTGATTTTCAGATGCCGGAGAAGTTCGACCTCACTTATATTGGCGAGGATAGCCTGAAACACCGTCCGGTCGTAATCCACCGTGCCATCTATGGTTCCATCGATCGTTTCATCGGCATCCTGACTGAGCACTATGCAGGAGCGTTCCCACTCTGGCTTGCCCCCGTGCAAGTGAAGCTCCTACCTGTGTCGGATCATTACGCAGACTATGCGCTCCAAGTACAGAGCCAACTCCGTGCGGCGGGCATTCGGGTAGAAACAGATCTGCGTAGCGAGAAGCTCGGGTACAAAATCCGTGAAGCCCAGATGGAAAAAGTGCCTTATTCGCTCGTGCTTGGTGAGAATGAGAAAAATGCCTCATCCGCCTCAGTCCGTGCATACGGTCAGGGAGATCAAGGCATTCAACGTATTGAAGCTGTTATTGAAATGATCCAACAAGCGGTGAAGGCAAAAGTCTGA
- a CDS encoding sensor histidine kinase produces MSIRRRLMTRFIGMLAGAVVLIILLGSVATYWVVQRVNEVNLVDDFALNGLDQLINTAEILPDNTIRYDPELLKQVDKNNGWLQVLDEQGYAIDEYHTPADVPTHYKPGELIAYWESQKPFPYQIVMLIREKNGKEFTLLYGEINPAKSLMNNIRSDLAFTNGKLDLQPDQQEALRAANAYLQVLDASGSELSSYNKPAMGVPSEYTIQELVLQVRYPSRSGMSVATWYDEQNETTWLISIPSNPLATGNQNPYNFILEPALVILIVSIIILLILLAFWYANRFGSPMLHMLQWLQRLERGHYEEPTGAFGIPRSQRRNGKWKRKYNVYAEVLRSMQALSHTLKQDEELRKQNDSLREEWIAGITHDLKTPLSSIQGYAHMLEADKYSWTAEEVREFAGIMLDKSMYMDRLVNDLAMTYRLRSGGYQPVVEETDVNTLLRDLIQRAERNPAYGEGRILFQPSEVPVYGLVHIPSFERIVDNLTANALLHNPPESILVVSVHSGEHADAFSIQFADNGRGMDPETVWKLFERYYRGTDTGTSDVGSGLGMAVTKGLIEAMKGHIEVQSTPGEGTIIRLIWDGPSETN; encoded by the coding sequence ATGAGTATTCGTCGCAGGTTAATGACCCGGTTTATCGGGATGCTTGCCGGTGCAGTCGTTCTTATCATCCTGCTTGGGTCTGTAGCCACTTACTGGGTCGTTCAAAGGGTAAATGAAGTGAACTTGGTGGATGATTTTGCACTTAACGGTCTGGATCAATTGATTAATACAGCAGAAATTCTGCCAGATAATACGATCCGATATGACCCCGAATTGCTGAAACAAGTGGATAAAAATAACGGCTGGCTCCAGGTTCTGGATGAACAAGGTTACGCCATTGATGAATATCACACACCCGCTGATGTCCCCACTCACTATAAACCAGGGGAATTGATTGCATACTGGGAAAGCCAGAAGCCGTTCCCTTATCAGATTGTGATGCTGATCCGGGAGAAAAATGGGAAGGAATTCACCTTGTTATATGGCGAGATTAACCCAGCTAAGTCCTTAATGAATAACATTCGTTCAGACCTTGCTTTCACCAACGGAAAACTTGATCTTCAGCCCGATCAACAGGAGGCCCTTCGTGCCGCCAATGCTTATCTTCAAGTATTGGACGCGTCAGGAAGCGAACTCTCCTCCTATAACAAACCGGCCATGGGCGTACCTAGCGAATACACCATTCAGGAACTCGTTCTGCAAGTTCGCTATCCGAGTCGATCAGGTATGTCTGTTGCAACGTGGTACGACGAACAGAATGAAACTACCTGGCTGATTAGCATACCTAGTAATCCATTGGCGACCGGAAATCAAAACCCCTACAATTTTATCTTGGAACCGGCATTGGTCATATTGATCGTATCCATCATCATTCTGCTCATTTTGCTTGCCTTCTGGTATGCCAACCGCTTCGGCTCACCCATGCTGCATATGCTCCAATGGTTACAACGTCTGGAGAGAGGGCATTACGAGGAACCTACCGGAGCCTTCGGAATCCCTCGCAGTCAGCGTCGTAACGGAAAGTGGAAGCGAAAATACAACGTGTATGCTGAAGTCCTTCGCTCCATGCAGGCCCTGTCTCACACTTTGAAGCAAGATGAAGAACTTCGGAAACAGAACGATTCTCTGCGGGAGGAGTGGATTGCGGGCATAACACATGATCTGAAGACACCCCTCTCCTCCATTCAGGGATACGCTCATATGCTTGAGGCGGATAAGTATAGCTGGACCGCGGAGGAAGTCAGGGAATTTGCAGGCATCATGCTCGATAAATCCATGTATATGGACAGGCTTGTCAACGACCTTGCCATGACCTATCGATTACGCAGTGGAGGATATCAACCTGTAGTGGAAGAGACTGACGTAAATACGTTGCTCCGTGATCTGATCCAGCGCGCAGAACGGAATCCGGCATATGGAGAAGGTCGCATCCTATTCCAACCTTCCGAAGTGCCTGTGTATGGACTTGTCCATATTCCGTCGTTTGAACGAATTGTGGATAATCTGACCGCCAATGCCCTTCTTCATAATCCACCCGAGTCCATCCTCGTTGTCAGTGTGCATTCTGGTGAACATGCAGATGCATTCAGCATTCAGTTTGCCGATAATGGACGAGGCATGGACCCCGAGACGGTATGGAAGTTATTTGAACGATACTATCGCGGTACAGATACAGGTACATCGGACGTTGGATCAGGGCTGGGTATGGCCGTAACCAAAGGGTTGATTGAAGCGATGAAAGGGCATATTGAGGTACAGTCCACCCCTGGTGAAGGAACGATCATTCGCTTAATATGGGATGGGCCGTCCGAAACGAATTAA
- a CDS encoding response regulator transcription factor, with translation MDNVSLLLVDDEQAILHMLKTVLLKEQFLDIDTVTTGEAAIEACNNKTYHCIVLDIMLPGKSGLEICPFLRQVTDAPILFLTAKTTDYDKLTGFAVGGDDYVAKPFNPLEVVARIKSLLKRYLPSKTAAISDHVPSNVNTSSPSTSEGVYDFGRFQVLEWAGELRVEGESVSCPALVFQLLLFFCKHPNRIFTKSDLYERVWGSEAISDDNTVMVHIHRIRERIEADPSNPVFLVNVRGLGYKLIQPEHVSRP, from the coding sequence ATGGATAACGTCTCATTACTGCTTGTGGATGATGAACAGGCGATTCTGCATATGCTCAAAACCGTTCTGCTCAAAGAGCAGTTTCTCGATATTGATACCGTTACAACAGGTGAAGCTGCCATTGAGGCATGCAACAACAAGACGTATCATTGCATCGTGCTCGACATCATGCTTCCTGGCAAAAGCGGACTGGAAATCTGTCCTTTTCTACGACAGGTCACCGATGCGCCCATCCTGTTTCTGACGGCCAAAACAACCGATTATGACAAATTAACCGGATTCGCCGTTGGTGGTGACGATTATGTTGCCAAACCCTTTAATCCGCTGGAAGTCGTTGCTCGAATTAAATCATTACTGAAGCGTTATTTACCATCTAAAACCGCAGCGATCTCGGATCACGTCCCATCTAACGTAAATACGTCATCTCCCAGCACATCGGAAGGCGTGTACGACTTTGGACGATTTCAGGTACTGGAGTGGGCTGGTGAGCTTCGGGTTGAAGGAGAGTCCGTATCCTGTCCGGCACTTGTGTTTCAACTACTGCTCTTTTTCTGCAAACATCCCAATCGAATCTTCACCAAATCAGATCTATATGAACGGGTCTGGGGCTCTGAAGCCATTAGTGATGACAATACCGTGATGGTTCATATTCACCGCATTCGGGAGCGCATTGAAGCCGATCCTTCCAATCCTGTGTTTCTCGTCAACGTCCGGGGTCTGGGTTACAAACTGATTCAGCCGGAACATGTGTCACGCCCATGA